In one Streptomyces sp. NBC_01241 genomic region, the following are encoded:
- a CDS encoding sensor histidine kinase, with product MATAYRPDTREDHQRSGAGFGDHPPVKHFFPAALRAPFEGRIWRELGYLLLSLPISVVLFSLSIALTSLGIGMLVTFLGVPILAGALAMCRGFGAMERARARGLLKLDVADPAPVRGRTGGLMSWVGAVLKSGVSWRHLLYALLHFPWAIFAFIVSLTLWSYGWAALTYPLWHWIFPTYVGVTGLQLYGDGTHDVYLDSPFDLAATSVCGLVVVLVTPWIIRGLATVDRVMVSELLGPSRLATRVSELESDRGVVVDTAAADLRRIERDLHDGAQARLVALAMDLGLAKEKLTDDPEAAARMVDEAHGEVKVALQELRDLARGIHPAVLTDRGLDAALSAIASRCTVPVTVEVDLASRPAQAIEGIAYFTVSELLQNVSKHAHATRASVDVWRTANRLMLQVTDNGRGGAEGSSGSGLAGLTERLDAVDGVLVVDSPQGGPTRITAELPWRG from the coding sequence ATGGCCACGGCATACAGACCGGACACTCGGGAGGACCACCAGCGGTCCGGAGCCGGCTTCGGGGATCATCCCCCGGTGAAGCACTTCTTCCCGGCCGCGCTCCGCGCGCCCTTCGAGGGCAGGATCTGGCGCGAGCTCGGCTATCTGCTGCTGAGCCTGCCGATCAGCGTGGTCCTCTTCAGCCTCTCGATCGCCCTTACGTCCCTGGGCATCGGCATGCTGGTCACCTTCCTCGGGGTTCCGATCCTGGCCGGCGCGCTGGCCATGTGCCGCGGTTTCGGCGCGATGGAGCGGGCCCGGGCGCGCGGGCTGCTGAAACTGGACGTGGCGGACCCGGCGCCGGTGCGCGGCAGGACCGGCGGCCTGATGTCCTGGGTGGGCGCGGTCCTGAAGAGCGGGGTGTCCTGGCGGCATCTGCTCTACGCGCTGCTGCACTTCCCGTGGGCGATCTTCGCCTTCATCGTTTCGCTGACGCTCTGGTCGTACGGGTGGGCCGCCCTCACCTACCCCCTGTGGCACTGGATCTTCCCGACGTACGTGGGGGTCACCGGCCTTCAGCTGTACGGCGACGGCACCCATGACGTCTACCTCGACTCCCCCTTCGACCTGGCTGCGACCAGCGTGTGCGGCCTGGTCGTCGTCCTCGTCACTCCGTGGATCATCCGTGGTCTGGCGACCGTGGACCGGGTGATGGTGTCCGAGCTGCTCGGGCCGTCCCGGCTGGCGACGCGCGTCTCGGAGCTGGAGTCGGACCGCGGGGTGGTCGTCGACACGGCCGCCGCCGACCTGCGCCGCATCGAGCGCGACCTGCACGACGGCGCACAGGCCCGGCTCGTCGCCCTCGCCATGGATCTGGGCCTGGCGAAGGAGAAGCTGACCGACGACCCCGAGGCCGCGGCCCGCATGGTCGACGAGGCCCACGGCGAGGTCAAGGTCGCCCTCCAGGAACTCCGCGACCTCGCCCGCGGCATCCACCCCGCCGTCCTCACCGACCGCGGACTCGACGCCGCACTCTCCGCCATCGCCTCCCGCTGCACCGTCCCCGTGACGGTCGAGGTGGACCTGGCGTCCCGGCCCGCCCAGGCCATCGAGGGGATCGCGTACTTCACGGTCTCCGAGCTGCTGCAGAACGTGAGCAAGCACGCACACGCGACCCGGGCGTCGGTCGATGTGTGGCGCACAGCGAACCGGCTGATGCTCCAGGTCACCGACAACGGCCGCGGCGGCGCCGAGGGGTCGTCGGGCAGCGGGCTGGCCGGGCTGACCGAGCGGCTGGACGCGGTGGACGGCGTCCTCGTCGTGGATTCCCCGCAGGGCGGTCCGACGCGGATCACGGCCGAGCTGCCGTGGCGCGGCTGA
- a CDS encoding sensor histidine kinase, translating into MTMSPLVPGNDRPPPARFALDRWTWKEIGYLLANLPMALAGFVYTVFMIGVGVGLAVTVIGLPLLAAGLHGARLIGRAERGRARAMLGLRIDEPSPMVLSRQAQGFFPWLWSSLTDPVGWRAVLYSFIRLPWGVLTFTVTFVSLFVLWPVLPFVARLLTHADRGMARGLLSPSDELERRIAELESDRGVVVDTAAADLRRIERDLHDGAQARLVALAMGLGLAKEKLTDDPEAAARMVDEAHGEVKVALQELRDLARGIHPAVLTDRGLDAALSAIASRCTVPVTVGVDLASRPAQAIEGIAYFTVSELLQNVSKHSGARSATVEVWRSADRMLIQVTDDGRGGARMDGGTGMAGLAERLGAVDGLFVLDSPVGGPTTVTAELPWRDRDKGRDQGRDPDKGRDKDRVR; encoded by the coding sequence ATGACCATGAGCCCCCTGGTGCCCGGCAACGACCGTCCACCGCCCGCCCGCTTCGCCCTCGACCGGTGGACGTGGAAGGAGATCGGCTACCTCCTGGCCAACCTCCCCATGGCCCTGGCCGGGTTTGTTTACACGGTGTTCATGATCGGCGTCGGCGTGGGGCTCGCGGTCACGGTGATCGGTCTGCCCCTGCTCGCCGCCGGACTGCACGGGGCGCGGCTGATCGGCAGGGCCGAGCGGGGCCGGGCGCGGGCGATGCTCGGGCTGCGGATCGACGAGCCCAGTCCGATGGTGCTGTCCCGCCAGGCACAGGGCTTCTTCCCCTGGCTGTGGTCGAGCCTCACGGACCCGGTGGGCTGGCGGGCGGTGCTGTACTCCTTCATCCGGCTGCCCTGGGGCGTGCTCACCTTCACCGTGACGTTCGTGAGCCTCTTCGTGCTGTGGCCGGTGCTCCCCTTTGTCGCGCGGCTCCTCACCCATGCCGACCGGGGGATGGCGCGCGGGCTGCTCTCCCCCTCCGACGAGCTGGAGCGCAGGATCGCCGAGCTGGAGTCGGACCGCGGGGTGGTCGTCGACACGGCTGCCGCCGACCTGCGCCGCATCGAGCGCGACCTGCACGACGGCGCACAGGCCCGGCTCGTCGCCCTCGCCATGGGCCTGGGCCTGGCGAAGGAGAAGCTGACCGACGACCCCGAGGCCGCGGCCCGCATGGTCGACGAGGCCCACGGCGAGGTCAAGGTCGCCCTCCAGGAACTCCGCGACCTCGCCCGCGGCATCCACCCCGCGGTCCTCACCGACCGCGGACTCGACGCCGCACTCTCCGCCATCGCCTCCCGCTGCACCGTCCCCGTGACGGTGGGGGTGGACCTGGCGTCCCGGCCCGCCCAGGCCATCGAGGGGATCGCGTACTTCACGGTCTCGGAGCTGTTGCAGAACGTGAGCAAGCACAGCGGGGCACGTTCGGCGACCGTGGAGGTGTGGCGGTCGGCGGACCGGATGCTGATCCAGGTCACCGACGATGGGCGCGGCGGGGCCCGGATGGACGGCGGTACGGGCATGGCCGGGCTGGCCGAACGGCTGGGCGCCGTCGACGGGCTGTTCGTCCTCGACTCGCCGGTCGGCGGCCCCACGACGGTCACCGCGGAACTGCCCTGGCGGGACCGGGACAAGGGCCGGGACCAGGGCAGGGATCCGGACAAGGGCCGGGACAAGGACCGCGTTAGATAG
- a CDS encoding NADH-quinone oxidoreductase subunit A — translation MTELPESTVLASDYFHGYSVVGLLAVIGVLFVAVAFGAGRLLRPVVPTPEKLLTYECGVDPVGEGWAHTQVRYYVYAFLYVIFAVDSIFLFPWATVFAAPGYGATTLVEMFIFLGFLAVGLLYAWKKGVLEWT, via the coding sequence GTGACGGAACTGCCGGAATCGACCGTTCTCGCGTCGGACTACTTCCACGGCTATTCCGTGGTCGGACTGCTCGCCGTGATCGGCGTGCTGTTCGTCGCCGTCGCCTTCGGGGCGGGCCGGCTGCTGCGGCCCGTGGTTCCCACGCCGGAGAAGCTCCTGACGTACGAGTGCGGTGTGGACCCGGTGGGTGAAGGATGGGCACATACCCAGGTCCGTTATTACGTCTATGCCTTCCTGTACGTGATCTTCGCCGTCGACTCGATCTTCCTGTTTCCGTGGGCGACCGTATTCGCCGCACCCGGATACGGGGCGACGACCCTGGTGGAGATGTTCATCTTCCTCGGTTTCCTGGCCGTAGGACTGCTCTACGCATGGAAGAAGGGCGTCCTCGAATGGACGTGA
- a CDS encoding NADH-quinone oxidoreductase subunit B, with amino-acid sequence MDVTSTPPPEHRPATQPGPDPETGSEPQAVPTFLPEPKRLGVLSRLAPEPMKVVLNWGRRYSLWVFNFGLACCAIEFIAASMARHDFIRLGVIPFAPGPRQADLMIVSGTVTDKMAPAVKRLYEQMPEPKYVISFGACSNCGGPYWDSYSVTKGVDQIIPVDVYVPGCPPRPEALLQGILKLQEKIARESLGERYATGGGSRPSTTALRSGLVAAPPAPGEDRDDQHP; translated from the coding sequence ATGGACGTGACGAGCACGCCGCCCCCCGAGCACCGGCCCGCGACGCAGCCGGGACCGGACCCCGAGACGGGCTCCGAACCGCAGGCCGTTCCGACGTTCCTGCCGGAGCCCAAGCGGCTCGGCGTCCTGTCGCGCCTGGCCCCCGAGCCGATGAAGGTGGTCCTGAACTGGGGCCGCCGTTACAGCCTCTGGGTCTTCAACTTCGGGCTCGCCTGCTGCGCCATCGAATTCATCGCCGCGTCCATGGCCCGGCACGACTTCATCCGGCTCGGCGTGATCCCGTTCGCCCCGGGCCCGCGCCAGGCCGACCTCATGATCGTCTCCGGCACGGTGACGGACAAGATGGCCCCGGCCGTGAAGCGGCTGTACGAGCAGATGCCCGAGCCCAAGTACGTCATCTCCTTCGGCGCCTGCTCGAACTGCGGGGGCCCCTACTGGGACTCGTACTCCGTGACGAAGGGCGTCGACCAGATCATTCCGGTCGATGTCTACGTACCCGGCTGCCCGCCCCGGCCCGAGGCGCTCCTCCAGGGCATCCTCAAGCTCCAGGAGAAGATCGCCCGCGAGTCGCTGGGCGAGCGGTACGCGACGGGCGGCGGCAGCCGTCCCTCCACGACCGCGCTGCGCAGCGGCCTGGTCGCCGCCCCGCCGGCCCCGGGGGAGGACCGCGATGACCAGCACCCCTGA
- a CDS encoding NADH-quinone oxidoreductase subunit C produces MTSTPDAAAEGYDRLPDAAAEYFGEEATAAYAYDLLTVDVPAASWTTALETARDRLGCTYFDWLSAVDEPGTGFRVCAHVAALSEGRVRRLLIRTTVPHEAAVLPTAIDVYAGAAWHERETHEMFGIGFEGHPHLVPLLLPEGFEGHPLRKDFVLAARVAKAWPGAKEPGESEHGGPKRRTMLPPGVPDPNEWGPLKGQLPPAPSRPARAARAAGDRPVRRTRSASEGSAGQRQETAAPAAGAEGAATTPAAPPRRTRSASQGSASQQREATEPATKPATGATEQATGATKPATGATKPATGATEQATEATKPATGAGAGTAESAPGSSDAPWHHARPAFDTTPEPSSDPGTSQPQGTTEDNPDTPNRPATPTSPPAETEQPETETPDRPAGGDTA; encoded by the coding sequence ATGACCAGCACCCCTGACGCCGCCGCCGAGGGCTACGACCGCCTGCCGGATGCCGCCGCCGAGTACTTCGGCGAGGAGGCGACGGCCGCGTACGCGTACGACCTGCTGACCGTCGACGTACCGGCCGCCTCCTGGACCACCGCCCTCGAAACGGCCCGCGACCGGCTCGGCTGCACCTATTTCGACTGGCTGAGTGCGGTCGACGAACCGGGCACCGGCTTCCGGGTCTGCGCCCACGTCGCGGCCCTGTCCGAGGGCAGGGTCCGCCGTCTCCTGATCCGTACGACCGTTCCGCACGAGGCGGCCGTCCTTCCCACCGCCATCGACGTCTACGCGGGCGCCGCCTGGCACGAGCGCGAGACACACGAGATGTTCGGCATCGGCTTCGAGGGCCACCCGCATCTGGTGCCGCTGCTGCTGCCCGAGGGCTTCGAGGGGCACCCGCTGCGCAAGGACTTCGTGCTCGCGGCACGCGTCGCGAAGGCCTGGCCGGGTGCGAAGGAGCCGGGCGAGTCGGAGCACGGCGGCCCGAAGCGGCGCACGATGCTGCCGCCCGGCGTCCCCGACCCGAACGAATGGGGCCCCCTGAAGGGCCAGCTCCCGCCCGCCCCGTCCCGCCCGGCCCGCGCCGCACGCGCGGCGGGCGACCGCCCGGTACGCCGCACCCGCAGCGCGAGCGAGGGCTCGGCCGGCCAGCGGCAGGAGACAGCCGCACCGGCGGCCGGAGCCGAGGGAGCCGCGACCACTCCCGCCGCGCCCCCGCGCCGCACCCGCAGCGCCTCCCAGGGCTCGGCGAGCCAGCAGCGCGAGGCAACGGAGCCGGCAACGAAGCCGGCAACGGGAGCAACGGAGCAGGCAACGGGAGCAACGAAGCCGGCAACGGGAGCAACGAAGCCGGCAACGGGAGCAACGGAGCAGGCAACGGAGGCAACGAAGCCGGCAACGGGCGCCGGGGCCGGGACGGCGGAGTCGGCCCCCGGAAGCTCCGACGCGCCCTGGCACCACGCCCGCCCGGCCTTCGACACCACCCCCGAACCGTCCTCGGACCCTGGGACGTCGCAGCCGCAGGGCACGACGGAGGACAACCCGGACACCCCGAACCGGCCCGCGACCCCGACCTCGCCCCCTGCCGAAACCGAGCAGCCCGAAACCGAAACCCCCGACCGCCCCGCCGGAGGCGATACCGCGTGA
- a CDS encoding complex I subunit 1/NuoH family protein — MNDVLDVALRLVIVFAVFMVLPLVVGQTEHKVMAHMQGRLGPMYAGGFHGWAQLVADGVKFAQKEDIVPAEADRRIFQLAPAVALLPYLLVLVAIPIGPGESAVGQVVDAGIFFVLAVMGVGVLGSLMAGWASANKFSLLGGLRTAAQLLAYELPMLLAAASVAMAAGTVSLPGILDAFEWWWLPWQIVGALVFFVAGLAELQRPPFDMPVADSEIIFGAYTEYTGLRFALFLLAEYAGIVVLCGLTTVLFLGGWHGPFGADGLGWVWTLLKIAVLAFVVIWLRVSYPRLREDQLQKLAWTTLIPLALAQIALTGIVKVAIN; from the coding sequence GTGAACGACGTACTCGACGTCGCCCTCCGGCTCGTCATCGTCTTCGCCGTGTTCATGGTTCTCCCCCTCGTCGTGGGACAGACCGAGCACAAGGTGATGGCCCATATGCAGGGCCGCCTCGGACCCATGTACGCGGGCGGCTTCCACGGCTGGGCCCAGCTCGTAGCCGACGGCGTGAAGTTCGCGCAGAAGGAAGACATCGTCCCGGCCGAGGCCGACCGCCGTATCTTCCAGCTCGCACCGGCCGTCGCACTGCTCCCGTACCTCCTCGTGCTCGTCGCCATCCCGATCGGCCCCGGCGAGAGCGCGGTCGGCCAGGTCGTCGACGCGGGCATCTTCTTCGTGCTCGCCGTGATGGGCGTCGGCGTGCTCGGCTCGCTGATGGCGGGCTGGGCCTCCGCCAACAAGTTCTCCCTCCTCGGGGGCCTCCGTACCGCCGCCCAGCTGCTCGCGTACGAACTGCCGATGCTGCTCGCCGCCGCCTCCGTCGCGATGGCGGCCGGCACTGTCTCCCTCCCGGGCATCCTCGACGCCTTCGAGTGGTGGTGGCTGCCCTGGCAGATCGTCGGCGCCCTGGTCTTCTTCGTGGCCGGACTCGCCGAACTGCAGCGCCCGCCGTTCGACATGCCGGTCGCCGACTCGGAGATTATCTTCGGCGCGTACACCGAGTACACCGGCCTGCGCTTCGCGCTGTTCCTGCTCGCCGAGTACGCCGGCATCGTCGTGCTGTGCGGACTGACCACCGTCCTCTTCCTCGGTGGCTGGCACGGCCCGTTCGGCGCCGACGGACTCGGCTGGGTCTGGACTCTCCTCAAGATCGCGGTCCTCGCCTTCGTCGTCATCTGGCTGCGCGTGAGCTATCCCCGGCTCCGCGAGGACCAGCTGCAGAAGCTCGCCTGGACCACGCTCATCCCGCTCGCTCTCGCGCAGATCGCGCTCACCGGCATCGTGAAGGTGGCGATCAACTGA
- a CDS encoding NuoI/complex I 23 kDa subunit family protein — protein sequence MAAPLPPSRPRIPGSGLAKGLAVTLRTMTRKTVTAQYPDVQPELPPRSRGVIALFEENCTVCMLCARECPDWCIYIDSHKETVPAAAPGGRERSRNVLDRFAIDFSLCMYCGICIEVCPFDALFWSPEFEYAETDILELTHERDKLRAWMWTVPEPPALDPGAEEPKEIAAARKTAEKLEAQRAKEAQEAQQAQETQQNQEAQQARATQQNQKEEGEE from the coding sequence ATGGCTGCGCCACTCCCGCCCTCCCGGCCCCGCATCCCCGGCTCCGGCCTGGCCAAGGGCCTGGCCGTCACCCTGCGGACCATGACGAGGAAGACGGTCACCGCTCAGTACCCGGACGTCCAGCCCGAACTCCCGCCCCGCTCCCGCGGCGTCATCGCGCTGTTCGAGGAGAACTGCACGGTCTGCATGCTCTGCGCCCGTGAGTGCCCGGACTGGTGCATCTACATCGACTCCCACAAGGAGACGGTGCCCGCCGCCGCCCCGGGCGGACGCGAACGCAGCCGCAACGTCCTCGACCGCTTCGCGATCGACTTCTCGCTCTGCATGTACTGCGGTATCTGTATCGAGGTGTGTCCCTTCGACGCACTGTTCTGGTCGCCGGAGTTCGAGTACGCGGAGACGGACATCCTCGAACTCACCCATGAGCGCGACAAGCTCCGCGCATGGATGTGGACGGTGCCGGAACCGCCCGCGCTCGACCCCGGTGCCGAGGAGCCGAAGGAGATCGCCGCCGCCCGCAAGACGGCGGAGAAACTCGAAGCCCAGCGCGCCAAGGAGGCGCAGGAAGCCCAGCAGGCGCAGGAAACCCAGCAGAACCAGGAAGCCCAGCAGGCCCGAGCGACCCAGCAGAATCAGAAGGAAGAGGGGGAGGAGTGA
- a CDS encoding NADH-quinone oxidoreductase subunit J family protein, with product MTLAAAAAHSALAADSAHSGFLSPTGIEIAFVLVGIATLGAALVTVTTKQLVHAALWLVVALGGLAVEYLLLTAEFIAWVQVLIYVGSVVVLLLFGLMLTKAPIGRSPDADSGNRWAALGVAVAAAGTLVWVVVDAFRATWITLDGPAQGSTEVTGAFLFRHWVLPFEALSVLLLAALVGAIVLSRKRGKEQS from the coding sequence GTGACACTCGCAGCCGCCGCAGCGCACTCCGCCCTCGCGGCCGACTCCGCCCACTCCGGCTTCCTCTCCCCGACCGGCATCGAGATCGCCTTCGTCCTCGTCGGCATCGCCACCCTCGGCGCGGCCCTCGTCACCGTCACGACCAAGCAGCTGGTGCATGCCGCCCTCTGGCTGGTCGTGGCGCTCGGTGGTCTCGCCGTCGAGTACCTCCTGCTCACCGCGGAGTTCATCGCCTGGGTGCAGGTACTGATCTACGTCGGTTCCGTGGTCGTCCTCCTTCTCTTCGGGCTGATGCTCACCAAGGCCCCCATCGGCCGCTCCCCGGACGCCGACTCGGGCAACCGCTGGGCGGCCCTGGGTGTGGCGGTCGCCGCCGCCGGCACGCTCGTCTGGGTCGTCGTCGACGCCTTCCGCGCCACCTGGATCACCCTGGACGGTCCCGCCCAGGGCTCCACCGAGGTGACCGGCGCCTTCCTCTTCCGGCACTGGGTGCTGCCGTTCGAGGCGCTCTCCGTCCTGCTGCTCGCCGCGCTCGTCGGCGCGATCGTCCTGTCCCGCAAGCGCGGTAAGGAGCAGAGCTGA
- the nuoK gene encoding NADH-quinone oxidoreductase subunit NuoK — translation MHLAYPAVLAVLLFCTGLYGVLARRNAILVLMSVELMLNAVNLNLVAFDVWLRDALHSGQALSLFTIAIAAAETGIGLAIVLAVYRNRGSSDVDRLRDTAETDDAETLPGDEAGDTEDQATAPAGKAKKAEATT, via the coding sequence ATGCACCTCGCCTATCCCGCCGTGCTCGCCGTCCTCCTCTTCTGCACCGGGCTGTACGGAGTACTCGCCCGCCGCAACGCGATCCTGGTCCTGATGTCCGTCGAGCTGATGCTCAACGCCGTCAACCTCAACCTGGTCGCCTTCGACGTCTGGCTCCGCGACGCCCTGCACTCCGGCCAGGCCCTCTCCCTCTTCACCATCGCCATCGCGGCGGCGGAGACCGGCATCGGCCTCGCCATCGTCCTCGCCGTCTACCGCAACCGCGGCAGCTCCGACGTCGACCGCCTGCGCGATACCGCCGAGACCGACGACGCCGAAACCCTCCCCGGCGACGAGGCCGGCGACACCGAAGACCAGGCCACTGCTCCGGCAGGGAAGGCAAAGAAGGCAGAGGCCACCACGTGA